A DNA window from Vigna unguiculata cultivar IT97K-499-35 chromosome 10, ASM411807v1, whole genome shotgun sequence contains the following coding sequences:
- the LOC114166723 gene encoding probable DEAD-box ATP-dependent RNA helicase 48, with protein MNLLLPQHHNLSFSQCPLFHNPIKTLQFVPNPPARVSTVIRMGGGPRTYPGGVSKWVWKRMQAKKAKQLLKARLSRERQIYEMRKRAELKAAVSELERPWEVVERAAAAPNLFSVGADEQVKVLADRFQRPGGFDMWSEKDGPVLFETPDELPSARFFPKGVVHSVKPYRRVDGYGLVKEGYDEEEGLVKGNAFDDNLSEKENGGKKIEFSGKLSEKGKKFEFGAGWSEKGNGNGKGVLLEDVDGEFSSFDVNYGRNGVEGEGEGDVGLRRNGNGNRRRFLSDNVGRNGVQSHGRNGVEGDGRLRRNGNGRRVLSDDVGRSNNGGRSSRLNYERNANGRFDGGEHSPPSSNFGRNETSFDGRLRRRGNGRRVFSKDVVDGSNELHSGGVGSVRKQRGGNSIRGRSGGKFANRTLEYASPRGRGRGRGASSEVYDMGLQQDGSYGFQQKHEELDSTSC; from the coding sequence ATGAACCTTTTACTCCCTCAACACCACAACCTTTCATTCTCCCAATGCCCCCTTTTCCACAACCCCATCAAAACCCTCCAATTTGTTCCCAATCCTCCCGCACGTGTGAGCACCGTAATCCGCATGGGTGGGGGTCCCCGCACGTACCCGGGTGGCGTGTCGAAGTGGGTGTGGAAGCGGATGCAGGCGAAGAAGGCGAAGCAGCTACTGAAGGCGCGTCTGTCCAGGGAGCGGCAGATATACGAGATGAGGAAGCGGGCGGAGCTGAAGGCGGCGGTGTCGGAGCTGGAGCGGCCGTGGGAGGTGGTGGAGAGGGCGGCGGCGGCGCCCAATCTGTTCTCTGTTGGGGCTGATGAGCAGGTGAAGGTTCTTGCCGACAGGTTTCAGAGGCCTGGTGGGTTTGATATGTGGAGTGAGAAGGATGGGCCTGTGTTGTTTGAGACCCCTGATGAGTTGCCATCTGCTAGATTTTTCCCCAAAGGAGTGGTGCACAGTGTGAAGCCCTATAGGAGGGTTGATGGGTATGGGCTGGTGAAGGAGGGGTATGATGAGGAAGAAGGTTTGGTAAAGGGGAATGCTTTTGATGATAATTTGAGTGAGAAGGAAAATGGGGGAAAGAAGATTGAGTTTAGTGGAAAGTTGAGTGAAAAGGGGaagaaatttgaatttggtgCAGGTTGGAGTGAAAAGGGAAATGGGAATGGAAAAGGGGTTTTGTTGGAGGATGTTGATGGagaattttcatcttttgatgTGAATTATGGGAGAAATGGAGTTGAGGGTGAGGGTGAAGGTGATGTTGGTTTGAGAAGGAATGGGAATGGGAATAGGAGGAGGTTTTTGTCTGATAATGTTGGTAGAAATGGAGTGCAGTCTCATGGGAGGAATGGAGTGGAGGGTGATGGTAGATTGAGAAGAAATGGAAATGGAAGGAGGGTTTTGTCTGATGATGTTGGTAGGTCTAACAATGGAGGGCGATCTTCTCGTTTGAATTATGAGAGGAATGCAAATGGAAGGTTTGATGGTGGAGAGCATTCTCCTCCCTCTTCAAATTTTGGGAGGAATGAAACAAGTTTTGATGGCAGGTTAAGGAGGAGGGGGAATGGAAGGAGGGTTTTCTCCAAGGATGTTGTTGATGGATCTAATGAGTTGCATTCAGGAGGAGTTGGTTCTGTCAGGAAACAGAGAGGGGGCAATTCCATTAGAGGCAGAAGTGGAGGAAAGTTTGCTAACAGGACTTTAGAGTATGCTTCAccaagaggaagaggaagaggtaGAGGTGCAAGTTCTGAAGTTTATGATATGGGTTTGCAACAAGATGGGAGTTATGGGTTCCAGCAGAAGCATGAGGAACTTGACTCTACAAGTTGTTAG
- the LOC114166462 gene encoding uncharacterized protein LOC114166462, with the protein MAYSSSSSSSRLLLQLQSSSQLMLRLSPFLVSSPPPPSSLSFSSSCHVSSSAQSTLQQAHQRSSEMVALEYADLNLSYNLDLGHLRIRQHVNPLSASFSVPAQVPDWNQVFADPMLPLMVDIGCGSGRFLMWLAKRTPKKRNFLGLEIRERIVKRAETWAKDLALNNIHFLFANATISFKQLVESYPGPLFLVSILCPDPHFKKRHHKRRVLQKPLVGAIVDNLMPGGQVFVQSDVLQVALDMRNQFDEVEALKHIDVSNPAMLCDSEGWLLSNPMGIRTEREIHAELEGAKIFRRLYQKQI; encoded by the exons ATggcttattcttcttcttcttcctcctctcgTTTGTTGTTGCAATTACAGAGTTCTTCGCAACTAATGCTACGTCTTTCACCCTTTCTCGtttcttctcctcctcctccttcttctctctctttctcctcCAGCTGCCACGTGTCCTCTTCAGCTCAATCCACACTCCAACAGGCACATCAAAGAAGCTCAGAAATGGTGGCATTGGAATATGCTGACCTCAATCTCTCTTACAACTTG GATCTGGGTCACCTCAGGATCAGGCAACATGTTAATCCTCTAAGTGCTTCTTTCTCT GTTCCTGCACAAGTACCAGACTGGAACCAGGTCTTTGCAGACCCAATGTTGCCACTCATGGTGGACATTGGATGTG GCAGTGGCAGGTTTCTAATGTGGTTGGCCAAAAGAACTCCTAAAAAGAGAAACTTTTTGGGTTTGGAAATCCGGGAAAGG ATAGTCAAACGCGCTGAGACATGGGCAAAGGATCTGGCTCTCAATAACAT ACATTTCTTGTTTGCAAATGCCACAATTTCTTTCAAGCAGTTGGTAGAATCATATCCTGGGCCCTTGTTCTTAGTCTCAATTCTG TGTCCAGACCCACATTTCAAGAAAAGACATCATAAAAGAAGAGTTCTCCAGAAGCCTTTGGTCGGTGCTATAGTGGACAATTTAATGCCAGGGGGACAG GTTTTTGTACAGTCTGATGTGCTTCAAGTGGCACTTGACATGAGAAATCAGTTTGATGAAGTTGAAGCACTGAAACACATAGATGTTTCCAACCCAGCTATGTTGTGTGACAGTGAAGGGTGGTTGTTAAGCAACCCCATGGGAATAAGGACTGAGAGAGAGATTCATGCAGAACTTGAAGGTGCAAAAATCTTTAGAAGATTGTACCAGAAACAGATATGA
- the LOC114166725 gene encoding glycine-rich protein A3-like codes for MNNRKDEDDESRERGIFPHIGYPSAPPYPPPTGYPAPGYPPPGGYPPTAYPSQAYPPPIGGYPHPGHYPSEYPPAYPPPPPPAYPPPGGYPPNAYPHSGYPPAYPAPHGYPQAMTPYSAGRGAGMGGMGGLLAGGAAAAAVAYGAHHLAHGHHHHYGHGGYFGHGKFKHGKFGKRWKHGRFGFGKFKHGWKRWK; via the exons ATGAACAATagaaaagatgaagatgatgagtCAAGAGAGAGAGGTATATTTCCACATATAGGGTATCCAAGTGCACCTCCCTACCCTCCGCCAACTGGGTATCCAGCACCAGGTTACCCTCCTCCTGGAGGGTACCCTCCAACAGCCTACCCTTCACAAGCTTATCCACCACCAATTGGAGGGTATCCTCATCCAGGTCACTACCCTTCAGAATATCCACCAGCatatccaccaccaccaccaccagcaTATCCACCTCCTGGAGGGTATCCACCTAATGCTTATCCTCATTCAGGGTATCCACCAGCTTACCCTGCTCCACATGGTTATCCACAAGCTATGACTCCATATTCTGCAG GGCGTGGAGCTGGAATGGGAGGCATGGGAGGATTGTTAGCAGGGGGTGCTGCTGCGGCTGCTGTTGCTTATGGTGCTCACCATTTGGCTCATGGACATCATCATCATTATGGACATGGTGGTTACTTTGGCCATGGAAAGTTCAAGCATGGGAAATTTGGCAAACGTTGGAAGCATGGAAGGTTTGGATTTGGCAAGTTTAAACATGGTTGGAAAAGGTGGAAGTGA
- the LOC114165972 gene encoding NADH dehydrogenase [ubiquinone] 1 alpha subcomplex assembly factor 3-like: MAVRQKAVSALPTLLRTLRKEPLKPHSHVNALPSLRRAFSLYDQINLIDQVPEDQLRFQGYNDTGFTVNGVEYEGSLLCVGNLLMSWKPKKFSEITADSLSLFQIIRPIPEILILGCGRNIQHVDPELRRFIRSTGMKLEAVDSRNAASTYNILNEEGRIVAAALLPHGVSA; the protein is encoded by the exons ATGGCGGTTAGGCAAAAAGCAGTATCTGCACTTCCAACCCTTTTACGAACTCTTCGCAAAGAACCATTAAAGCCTCACAGCCATGTCAACGCGTTACCCTCTCTTCGACGCGCTTTCTCTTTGTACGATCAGATCAATCTCATCGATCAAGTCCCCGAGGACCAGCTCCGATTTCAAGG GTATAATGATACGGGGTTTACTGTAAATGGGGTTGAGTATGAAGGAAGCTTGCTTTGTGTTGGAAATTTACTCATGTCTTGGAAACCGAAGAAGTTTTCAGAGATCACTGCTGATAG CTTATCACTCTTCCAAATTATTCGTCCTATTCCAG AGATTTTGATTCTTGGATGTGGAAGGAACATTCAACATGTAGATCCTGAACTGAGACGGTTTATTCGATCCACTGGCATGAAATTGGAAGCTGTAGATTCG AGAAATGCAGCATCAACTTACAACATACTGAATGAAGAAGGTAGAATTGTGGCTGCTGCACTTCTTCCACATGGAGTTTCTGCATGA